One segment of Verrucomicrobiota bacterium DNA contains the following:
- a CDS encoding FAD-dependent oxidoreductase, translating into MKDFPIIGIEVWHEWKFSNDGIKPLQPKWVNTTNTEAYLPSQVTPVGNLFLAGAHTKTQAQVWSIEGAVESGRRAAKAIDSRVVVLDQYRPRWIRIATQLDDWLYGIRAPQIVDLFLWLLLISSGVLFYVSVSH; encoded by the coding sequence TTGAAAGACTTTCCAATTATAGGCATTGAAGTCTGGCATGAGTGGAAGTTCTCCAATGATGGAATCAAGCCCCTGCAACCGAAATGGGTCAATACAACCAATACCGAAGCATATTTACCCTCTCAGGTAACGCCGGTTGGGAATCTGTTTTTGGCTGGTGCCCACACGAAGACGCAAGCTCAAGTATGGAGTATTGAAGGCGCCGTCGAAAGCGGCCGCAGAGCCGCAAAGGCGATTGACAGTCGAGTGGTGGTTTTAGACCAATATAGGCCACGATGGATTAGGATTGCGACCCAATTGGATGATTGGCTATATGGAATCAGAGCCCCCCAGATCGTTGATCTGTTTCTATGGCTCCTGCTCATCTCAAGTGGGGTCCTTTTTTATGTAAGTGTCTCGCATTGA